Proteins from a single region of Argiope bruennichi chromosome 6, qqArgBrue1.1, whole genome shotgun sequence:
- the LOC129972292 gene encoding YEATS domain-containing protein 4-like, protein MESKQVISLPIQQRTPAAKGGGPNSKQNATPEAGGRLKGVQVVKPIVYGNVAWYLGSKRDEDGHTHQWNVYLKPYDNEDMSVYVKRVHFKLHESYADPNRVCHAPPYGVTETGWGEFEIVIKIFFQDSNERPVTIYHFLKLFDREKDGNVKMGTAPVNSEFYDELVFMDPTAKMYRLLTHPKLNTPAPPSHKTDYEEKKIRDLQKILNAKKKVKQEIAELKAALASAKENILKLKSQVSG, encoded by the coding sequence ATGGAATCAAAACAAGTGATATCTCTTCCTATACAACAGAGAACCCCGGCAGCTAAAGGTGGCGGTCCGAATAGCAAACAAAATGCTACTCCAGAAGCCGGTGGTCGTTTAAAAGGCGTGCAAGTGGTAAAGCCCATTGTTTATGGAAATGTTGCTTGGTATCTTGGTAGCAAGCGAGATGAAGATGGTCATACGCATCAGTGGAATGTGTACTTGAAACCATACGATAATGAAGATATGTCCGTTTATGTTAAACGTGTTCATTTCAAATTGCATGAAAGTTACGCCGATCCAAATCGAGTCTGTCATGCTCCTCCTTACGGAGTAACTGAGACTGGTTGGGGTGAATTCGAAAttgttattaagatattttttcaagatAGCAATGAAAGACCTGTTaccatttatcattttctaaagCTATTTGATCGTGAAAAAGACGGTAATGTCAAAATGGGAACTGCTCCTGTTAATTCTGAATTCTACGACGAACTGGTATTCATGGATCCGACTGCCAAGATGTACCGACTTTTAACTCATCCTAAATTGAACACCCCCGCACCACCCAGCCATAAAACTGATTATGAGGAGAAAAAAATTCGCGATCTCCAGAAAATTCTTAACGcaaaaaagaaagtgaaacaaGAAATTGCAGAACTGAAAGCTGCACTTGCATCCGCGAAAgaaaacatattgaaattaaaatctcaagTTTCAGGATAA
- the LOC129972398 gene encoding speckle-type POZ protein B-like: MSKFAISWQVCSEDRSYDEKTRCCYWKYELNAEWKMKCVCEQNKLRNPAFIEIHRKSPAGECIVSGALEIHDERKGQCLLKKKFICLLEDRCLFARIDLLYPPEAAKTAPKMFLITGEMTVSSRTEDSMDLAELVHLTNTNYSCLRQLSNDMERSLLEKPFLADVTLKCGPVSIPAHKNVLAARSPVFKAMFLCPMKESKENEVIIQDIEVPVLQAMLKYMYTGKVEDLAPSLASDLLFAANKYQIGCLESACSKYLMRNMSMKNVASILLIGDFVSPDMKNFAIDFICNKCTDFSALEKAKDWIALKKNKPALALEIFSSIVKCQEQKLKML, translated from the coding sequence atgagtaaATTCGCTATTTCGTGGCAGGTATGCAGCGAGGATCGTTCATATGATGAAAAAACTCGCTGCTGTTACTGGAAGTACGAATTGAATGCCGAATGGAAGATGAAGTGTGTGTGTGAGCAAAATAAACTAAGAAATCCCGCTTTCATAGAAATCCATCGAAAATCACCCGCAGGTGAATGCATCGTCTCCGGAGCGTTGGAAATCCACGACGAAAGAAAAGGGCAGTGTCtgctgaagaaaaaatttatctgtTTACTTGAAGACAGGTGCCTGTTTGCGCGAATAGATTTGCTATACCCTCCAGAGGCTGCGAAAACAGCtcctaaaatgtttttaatcaccGGGGAGATGACTGTCAGCTCCCGCACAGAAGATTCAATGGATTTGGCTGAGTTGGTCCACTTGACGAATACCAATTACTCGTGTTTGAGGCAGCTTTCGAATGACATGGAAAGGTCGCTGTTGGAAAAACCATTTTTAGCCGATGTGACCCTGAAATGTGGGCCTGTTTCCATACCAGCACACAAAAATGTCCTGGCCGCGAGGTCCCCAGTATTCAAGGCAATGTTCCTTTGTCCCATGAAAGAATCTAAGGAAAATGAGGTTATTATACAAGATATTGAAGTGCCAGTTCTTCAGGCAATGCTGAAATACATGTACACAGGAAAAGTTGAAGATCTCGCGCCATCATTAGCTTCTGACTTGCTATTCGCTGCCAACAAATACCAGATTGGATGTCTGGAATCTGCTTGCAGTAAATATTTGATGCGAAACATGTCCATGAAAAATGTTGCAAGCATATTGCTTATTGGAGACTTTGTTTCGCCAGatatgaaaaattttgcaatagattTCATTTGTAATAAGTGCACTGATTTTTCTGCTTTAGAGAAGGCGAAAGACTGGATAGctttgaagaaaaataagcctGCTTTAGCGTTAGAAATTTTCAGTTCTATTGTCAAATGTCAGGAGCAGAAGTTGAAAATGCTGTAG